A genomic stretch from Setaria italica strain Yugu1 chromosome VII, Setaria_italica_v2.0, whole genome shotgun sequence includes:
- the LOC101778863 gene encoding syntaxin-52 — MASSSDPWVKEYNEASRLADDISSMIADRGSLPQSGPEIMRHTSAIRRKITILGTRLDSLESLLTRIPPKSITDKEMHKRQDMLSNLKSKAKQMATSFNMSNFANREDLLGQSKKADDMSRVAGLDNQGIVGLQRQIMKEQDEGLEKLEETVLSTKHIALAVNEELTLHTRLIDDLEDHVDVTNSRLQRVQKRLAILNKRTKGGCSCMCLLLSVIAIVILAVIVWLLVKYL; from the exons ATGGCATCATCTTCGGACCCATGGGTGAAAGAGTACAATGAAGCATCCAGGCTTGCTGATGACATCAGTTCCATGATTGCCGATAGAGGGTCTCTTCCACAATCAGGCCCAGAAATTATGCGGCATACTTCAGCCATCCGGAGAAAAATAACTATTCTTGGGACTAGGCTGGATAGCTTGGAGTCATTGCTGACCAGAATTCCTCCAAAGTCAAT CACTGACAAGGAAATGCATAAGCGCCAAGACATGCTTTCAAATTTGAAGTCTAAAGCAAAACAAATGGCGACAAGTTTCAACATGTCGAACTTTGCTAACAG GGAGGATCTTCTTGGTCAGAGTAAAAAGGCAGACGATATGAGCAGAGTTGCTGGGTTAGATAACCAAGGAATTGTTGGCCTTCAGAGACAAATtatgaaag AGCAAGATGAGGGCCTTGAGAAGCTGGAAGAGACAGTGCTGAGCACAAAACACATTGCATTAGCAGTCAATGAAGAACTTACCCTGCACACAAGATTGATA GATGACCTTGAAGATCATGTTGATGTTACAAACTCGCGTCTTCAG CGCGTGCAAAAGAGGCTTGCAATTCTGAACAAGCGCACCAAAGGTGGCTGCTCATGCATGTGCCTGCTGTTGTCGGTCATTGCCATTGTGATCCTCGCGGTCATTGTTTGGCTTCTCGTCAAGTACCtgtaa